One genomic window of Glycine soja cultivar W05 chromosome 9, ASM419377v2, whole genome shotgun sequence includes the following:
- the LOC114425202 gene encoding protein SAR DEFICIENT 1-like, whose protein sequence is MSAKRFFNDSDQDPENPGGKRMRNTRPSFASVIGEVVMVKNLENLFSAMEPLLKRVVGEEVDQAMRQWSRSFARSPSLRLQAMDQQQPSTLQLCFSKRLSLPIFTGSRILDVDGNPINIVLMDKSNGQGVPTSLSNAIKLEIVVVDGDFPLNDNDEDWTSEEFNRHIVKERNGKRPLLAGELNVIMRDGIAPTGDIEFTDNSSWIRCRKFRVAVRVVPGTNPGGVRIREAMTEAFVVKDHRGELYKKHHPPMLHDEVWRLEKIGKDGAFHRKLSSEGIKTVQDFLKLAVIDALKLRNILGMGMSDKMWEVTIKHAMTCDIGSKMYIYRGPEFTIFLDPVCKLIRADVNGHTFSNRDPMSHLNKAYIDKLVKEAYARWSNLEEIDEVLNDNIALLTQGDQTVEQFANNQPAAASVETTYDQNQYYSDKSGSYVANNNTQMGCCEWSLNQAYSPAPFANGFPFSFSVRQSDGDITASGSSSVDVDGATRHN, encoded by the exons ATGTCTGCCAAAAGGTTTTTCAATGATTCTGATCAAGACCCTGAGAATCCTGGCGGAAAACGGATGAGGAATACTAGACCTTCTTTTGCTTC GGTTATAGGAGAAGTGGTTATGGTGAAAAACTTGGAGAACCTTTTCTCAGCCATGGAACCTTTGCTTAAAAGAGTG gttGGAGAAGAAGTTGACCAAGCTATGAGACAATGGTCACGCTCCTTTGCTAGGTCTCCTTCACTGAGGCTCCAAGCAATGGATCAGCAACAACCTTCAACTTTGCAACTATGTTTCAGCAAAAGGCTTTCCCTTCCAATCTTCACAGGTAGCAGAATTCTTGATGTTGATGGGAACCCCATCAACATAGTTCTAATGGACAAAAGCAATGGCCAAGGAGTCCCCACAAGTCTCTCAAATGCCATCAAGCTAGAGATTGTGGTTGTTGATGGAGACTTTCCTCTTAATGACAATGATGAGGATTGGACTAGTGAGGAATTCAATAGGCACATAGTGAAGGAGAGAAATGGGAAGCGACCATTGCTTGCAGGAGAATTGAATGTGATCATGCGTGATGGAATTGCACCAACCGGAGACATTGAGTTCACTGATAATTCCAGCTGGATTCGCTGCCGGAAGTTCCGAGTTGCGGTGAGGGTGGTACCGGGGACTAATCCAGGCGGTGTTCGGATTCGTGAAGCCATGACTGAGGCGTTTGTTGTTAAGGATCACCGTGGAGAAT TGTACAAAAAACACCACCCTCCAATGCTTCATGACGAAGTTTGGCGCCTAGAGAAGATAGGTAAAGATGGAGCTTTCCACAGAAAATTGTCATCAGAGGGGATCAAAACAGTGCAAGACTTTCTCAAACTAGCAGTCATTGATGCTCTTAAGCTAAGAAat ATTTTAGGCATGGGGATGTCAGACAAAATGTGGGAAGTCACTATCAAGCATGCAATGACCTGTGACATCGGGAGCAAGATGTACATTTATCGTGGACCAGAGTTTACTATTTTTCTGGATCCAGTGTGCAAATTAATAAGAGCAGATGTCAATGGGCATACATTTTCCAACAGGGATCCGATGAGCCATTTGAATAAG GCCTATATAGACAAATTGGTGAAAGAAGCATATGCTAGATGGAGTAACTTGGAGGAGATTGACGAAGTTCTGAATGATAACATTGCTTTGTTAACCCAAG GTGATCAAACTGTGGAACAATTTGCAAACAATCAACCTGCAGCTGCCTCAGTAGAAACAACATATGATCAGAATCAGTATTACAGTGACAAATCAGGCAGCTATGTAGCAAACAACAATACACAAATGGGATGCTGCGAGTGGTCACTGAATCAAGCCTATAGCCCAGCACCGTTTGCCAATGGCTTTCCTTTTAGTTTCTCAGTGAGACAATCGGATGGTGACATAACCGCTTCAGGTTCTAGCTCTGTGGATGTTGATGGAGCCACAAGGCATAATTAA
- the LOC114367497 gene encoding glycosyltransferase BC10-like: MKNNNKEQQGKGAASYLKLFSAQLDLLNLFSHALVFGIGLLIGVTLTFFVKNFSLINFPIQKFSFSSNSLMIKPPTSLSPSHPIISNISLLTSNNQTKNESQYLEGLVVSDSRLRHHDKTKPSSSDSSSINRKRVMNFNRVGLREFLKPPMAMHDMSDEELLWRASMVPMVHKLPFKQTTAKVAFMFLTKGPVLLAPLWERFFKGNERLYSIYVHSNPSFNETVPESSVFHGRNIPSQEVRWGENSMIEAERRLLANALLDFSNQRFVLVSESCIPLFNFSTIYTYLMNSTKTFVEAYDLPGEVGRGRYTPHMRPHIRLSQWRKGSQWFQIDRYLALQIISDHQYFPVFKKYCNPSCSCDEHYLPTFVSIKFWKRNSNRTLTWVDWSRGGPHPSRYFRTDVTIEFLNKLRYGSSCEYNGRTTNICHLFARKFTPHALDRLLRFAPKIMQFN; encoded by the exons ATGAAGAATAATAATAAGGAGCAACAAGGCAAAGGTGCAGCCTCGTATCTGAAACTCTTCAGTGCTCAACTCGACCTTCTCAATCTCTTCTCTCATGCTCTAGTTTTTGGAATTGGTTTACTCATTGGTGTCACACTCACTTTCTTTGTCAAGAACTTCTCCTTAATCAACTTTCCAATCCAAAAATTCTCCTTCTCATCCAATAGCCTCATGATCAAACCACCAACTTCTTTGTCTCCCTCTCATCCAATCATCTCCAACATCTCATTATTAACATCGAACAACCAAACAAAAAACGAATCTCAGTACTTGGAAGGATTAGTGGTATCTGACTCTCGGTTAAGACACCACGACAAAACCAAACCTTCGTCTTCCGATTCGTCGTCGATCAACAGAAAAAGGGTTATGAACTTCAACAGAGTAGGGTTGAGGGAATTCTTGAAGCCCCCCATGGCCATGCATGATATGAGTGATGAAGAGTTGTTGTGGAGAGCCTCCATGGTTCCTATGGTTCATAAACTCCCATTCAAACAAACCACTGCTAAGGTTGCATTTATGTTTTTGACAAAAGGTCCAGTGCTATTGGCTCCTCTGTGGGAAAGATTCTTCAAAGGAAATGAAAGGTTGTATTCTATCTACGTCCACTCCAACCCTTCTTTCAATGAAACAGTGCCTGAAAGTTCTGTGTTTCATGGCCGCAATATCCCCAGCCAG GAGGTAAGGTGGGGTGAGAATAGTATGATAGAGGCAGAAAGACGCCTACTAGCCAATGCACTTCTTGACTTCTCCAACCAACGTTTTGTATTAGTTTCAGAGTCATGCATCCCTTTGTTCAATTTCTCCACCATCTACACTTATCTAATGAACTCAACCAAGACCTTTGTGGAAGCCTATGATCTGCCAGGTGAAGTGGGCCGTGGCAGGTACACGCCCCATATGAGGCCCCATATTAGGCTCTCCCAATGGAGAAAAGGGTCCCAATGGTTCCAAATAGACCGTTATCTTGCCCTTCAAATAATCTCTGACCACCAATATTTCCCAGTGTTCAAGAAGTATTGCAACCCTAGTTGCTCTTGTGATGAGCACTACTTGCCAACATTTGTTAGTATCAAATTTTGGAAGAGGAACTCTAATAGGACCTTGACATGGGTTGATTGGTCAAGGGGTGGACCTCATCCTTCAAGGTATTTCAGAACAGATGTGACTATTGAGTTCTTGAACAAGTTGAGGTATGGAAGTTCGTGTGAGTATAATGGACGTACCACCAATATTTGTCATTTATTTGCAAGGAAGTTCACACCTCATGCTTTGGATAGACTGCTAAGATTTGCTCCAAAGATCATGCAATTCAATTGA
- the LOC114368817 gene encoding zinc finger protein BRUTUS-like — translation MATPLTGLNGGGGGVAVLTNPVNKVDSSANGGGGFGRSLSESPILIFSFFHKAIRNELDALHRLAMAFATGNCSDIQPLFQRYRFLRSMYSHHSNAEDEVIFPALDMRVKNVAQTYSLEHQGESDLFDHLFELLNSSIHNDESFPKELASCTGALQTSVSQHMAKEEEQVFPLLLEKFSLEEQASLVWRFLCSIPVNMMTEFLPWLSSSISPDESQDLQKCLSKIVPEEKLLQKVIFTWMEGRSSANTVENCLDHSQVRCSPNPLTHQNGKIKCACESTATGKRKYSGSSIDVSDTMRTHPIDEILLWHNAIKKELNEIAAQSRKIQLSGDFTNLSAFNERLQFIAEVCIFHSIAEDKVIFPAVDGKFSFYQEHAEEESQFNEFRSLIESIQSEEATSSSETEFYSTLCSHADHILEMIQRHFHNEEVQVLPLARKHFSFKRQRELLYQSLCMMPLKLIERVLPWLIRSLTEDEAQMFLKNMQLAAPAIDSALVTLFCGWACKARKDGLCLSSSVSGCCPAQRFTDIEENTVQSSCTSASALSGRVCSVLAESDGTQQRSVKRNISEVHKNEDVSKTSEIESIQKQCCSARSCCVPALGVNKNNLGLGSLSTTKSLRSLSFTASAPSLNSSLFIWETDNSSCDVGSTERPIDTIFKFHKAIRKDLEYLDIESGKLCDGDETIIRQFSGRFRLLWGLYRAHSNAEDDIVFPALESKEALHNVSHSYTLDHKQEEKLFEDISCVLSELSVLHENMQMTHMSVDLSENDFGISDANDNIKEYNELATKLQGMCKSIRVTLDQHIFREELELWPLFGKHFTVEEQDKIVGRIIGTTGAEVLQSMLPWVTSALTQDEQSKMMDTWKQATKNTMFNEWLNECLKETPVSTSQTEASERSTSQRGGDYQENLNLNEQMFKPGWKDIFRMNQNELESEIRKVYRDSTLDPRRKAYLVQNLMTSRWIAAQQKLPKALSGESSKQIEGCSPSFRDPEKEIFGCEHYKRNCKLRAACCGKLFTCRFCHDNASDHSMDRKATLEMMCMQCLTIQPVGPICMSPSCNGLTMAKYYCNICKFFDDERNVYHCPFCNICRVGQGLGIDYIHCMKCNCCLGIKSASHKCLEKGLEMNCPICCDDLFTSSATVRALPCGHYMHSSCFQAYTCSHYTCPICSKSLGDMAVYFGMLDALLAAEELPEEYRDRYQDILCHDCDRKGTSRFHWLYHKCGSCGSYNTRVIKSEATNSSCL, via the exons ATGGCGACGCCGCTGACGGGACTGaacggcggcggcggcggagtGGCGGTGCTGACGAATCCGGTGAACAAGGTGGATTCCTCCGCCAATGGCGGTGGCGGATTCGGCCGGTCGCTGTCGGAGTCGCCAATTCTGATATTCTCGTTCTTCCACAAGGCGATTCGGAACGAGCTCGACGCGCTGCACCGATTGGCGATGGCGTTCGCCACCGGAAACTGCTCCGACATCCAGCCCCTCTTCCAACGCTACCGTTTCCTCAGATCGATGTATAGCCACCACTCCAATGCCGAAGATGAG GTGATTTTTCCAGCTCTAGATATGCGTGTGAAGAATGTAGCACAGACATATTCCCTTGAACACCAGGGTGAAAGTGATCTTTTTGATCATCTATTTGAGCTGTTAAACTCTTCTATCCATAATGATGAAAGTTTCCCAAAGGAGTTAGCATCCTGCACAGGAGCTCTGCAGACGTCAGTTAGTCAACACATGGCTAAGGAAGAGGAGCAG GTATTTCCACTGCTTCTTGAGAAGTTCTCTCTTGAGGAACAGGCATCTTTAGTTTGGCGGTTTCTCTGCAGTATTCCTGTGAATATGATGACAGAATTTCTTCCATGGCTTTCATCATCTATATCACCTGATGAATCTCAGGATTTGCAGAAGTGCTTAAGCAAGATAGTGCCGGAGGAAAAGCTTCTTCAAAAG GTTATTTTCACCTGGATGGAAGGGAGAAGTAGTGCTAACACAGTTGAAAATTGTTTAGATCATTCTCAGGTGCGATGTAGTCCTAATCCTTTAACCCATCAGAATGGGAAAATAAAATGTGCATGTGAGTCCACAGCAACTGGGAAAAGGAAATATTCTGGATCTAGCATAGATGTTTCTGATACCATGAGAACACATCCTATAGATGAAATATTGCTCTGGCATAATGcaataaaaaaagagttaaatgaGATAGCAGCACAGTCTAGAAAGATACAACTCTCTGGAGATTTCACTAACCTGTCAGCTTTCAATGAAAGGTTGCAGTTCATTGCTGAAGTTTGCATATTTCACAG TATTGCAGAGGACAAGGTTATTTTTCCAGCAGTAGATGGAAAGTTTTCTTTCTATCAAGAACATGCTGAAGAAGAAAGCCAATTTAATGAGTTCCGGTCTTTGATTGAAAGTATTCAAAGTGAAGAAGCAACATCTAGTTCAGAAACTGAATTTTATTCAACATTGTGTTCACATGCTGACCATATATTGGAAATGATACAGAGACATTTCCATAATGAAGAAGTTCAG GTTCTTCCTCTTGCACGGAAGCACTTTAGCTTCAAAAGGCAACGTGAACTTCTCTATCAAAGCTTATGCATGATGCCTTTGAAATTGATTGAGCGTGTCCTGCCATGGTTGATTCGATCATTAACTGAAGATGAAGCACAgatgtttttgaaaaacatgCAATTAGCAG CTCCAGCAATAGATTCTGCTTTAGTCACACTTTTCTGTGGTTGGGCTTGCAAGGCTCGTAAAGATGGTCTGTGTTTGTCTTCAAGTGTATCAGGTTGCTGTCCGGCCCAGCGATTTACCGATATTGAAGAAAATACTGTTCAATCTTCCTGTACTTCTGCTTCTGCATTGTCTGGTAGAGTTTGCTCGGTATTAGCTGAATCAGATGGGACCCAACAAAGATCAGTCAAGCGAAACATATCAGAGGTGCACAAGAATGAAGATGTCTCTAAAACTTCAGAAATTGAAAGTATTCAGAAACAATGTTGTAGTGCCCGGTCTTGTTGTGTGCCAGCTTTAGGAGTCAACAAGAATAATTTGGGGCTGGGTTCACTCTCTACAACCAAGTCCTTACGCTCTTTGTCTTTCACTGCTTCTGCCCCATCCCTTAATTCTAGTCTTTTCATATGGGAAACAGACAACAGTTCATGTGATGTTGGCTCTACAGAAAGACCAATTGATACCATATTTAAATTCCATAAAGCCATACGCAAAGACTTGGAGTATTTAGACATTGAATCTGGAAAGCTTTGTGATGGTGATGAAACAATTATTCGGCAATTTAGTGGAAGATTCCGGCTTTTGTGGGGCTTATATAGAGCTCATAGTAATGCTGAAGACGATATAGTATTTCCTGCCCTCGAATCCAAAGAGGCACTTCATAATGTGAGCCATTCTTACACGCTGGACCATAAGcaggaagaaaaattatttgaagataTTTCATGCGTTCTTTCTGAGCTTTCTGTCCTTCATGAAAACATGCAAATGACCCATATGTCAGTGGATTTAAGTGAAAATGATTTTGGAATTTCTGATGCCAATGATAATATCAAAGAGTACAATGAGCTTGCAACTAAGCTTCAAGGGATGTGCAAATCTATTAGAGTGACCCTGGATCAACATATTTTTAGGGAAGAGCTCGAGCTCTGGCCATTGTTTGGAAAACATTTCACTGTGGAAGAACAAGACAAGATAGTGGGCCGGATAATTGGAACTACAGGTGCTGAAGTTCTCCAATCAATGTTACCATGGGTAACTTCTGCACTTACACAGGATGAACAGAGCAAAATGATGGATACATGGAAACAGGCAACTAAAAACACCATGTTCAATGAATGGCTAAATGAATGCTTGAAAGAAACTCCTGTATCTACATCACAGACAGAAGCGTCAGAGCGTAGCACTTCTCAAAGAG GTGGTGATTATCAAGAAAACTTGAACCTGAATGAGCAGATGTTCAAGCCAGGTTGGAAAGACATATTCCGTATGAATCAGAATGAACTTGAGTCAGAAATCCGGAAGGTTTATCGCGACTCAACTCTTGATCCAAGGAGAAAGGCATACCTTGTGCAGAATCTAATGACAAG TCGCTGGATAGCCGCCCAACAGAAGTTACCTAAGGCTCTATCTGGGGAGTCTAGCAAACAAATAGAAGGATGCTCACCATCATTTCGAGACCCAGAGAAAGAAATATTTGGTTGTGAGCACTATAAGCGAAATTGCAAGCTTCGAGCTGCTTGTTGTGGCAAGTTATTTACttgcagattttgtcatgaCAATGCAAGTGATCACTCAATGGATAG AAAAGCAACATTGGAAATGATGTGTATGCAGTGCCTAACTATACAGCCAGTTGGGCCTATATGCATGTCACCTTCATGTAATGGACTTACAATGGCAAAGTATTATTGCAACATTTGCAAATTTTTTGATGATGAAAG GAATGTTTATCATTGCCCATTTTGCAATATATGCCGTGTTGGACAAGGGCTTGGGATTGATTATATTCATTGTATGAAATGCAATTGTTGCCTGGGGATAAAATCAGCATCTCACAAGTGCCTGGAGAAAGGCTTAGAAATGAACTGCCCAATTTGCTGCGACGACCTGTTCACATCAAGTGCAACAGTGAGAGCTTTACCTTGTGGGCATTACATGCATTCATCTTGCTTTCAG GCGTACACTTGTAGCCACTACACATGTCCAATCTGCAGCAAATCATTGGGAGATATGGCG GTTTACTTTGGTATGCTTGATGCTTTATTGGCTGCTGAGGAGCTTCCTGAAGAGTACAGGGATCGCTATCAG GATATACTCTGCCATGACTGTGATAGAAAGGGCACTTCACGCTTTCACTGGCTATATCACAAATGTGGATCTTGTGGCTCATACAATACCCGTGTAATCAAGAGTGAGGCAACAAATTCTAGCTGCCTTTAG